The Plasmodium cynomolgi strain B DNA, chromosome 13, whole genome shotgun sequence DNA segment TACTACATAGATTTCCCTCACGTACGTTGCTGTACTTGAGGTTTAggtttctcatttttagcagctttttctttttctcctcatccaGTATGGTTATACGGATCGGGTCGTCACGCGTTTTTTCCAAGTGGTTTTCTACCCCACCATGCGGTGCTTCACCATGTGGTGCTTCACCATGCGATGCTTCACCATGCGTTGCTTCACCATGCGATGCTTCACCGTCCGTCTCCTCCCCAACAgagtccctccccccctgttcACTCAGCACATGTTGCTCTTCATTCTTCCCCCTACCTATGACATGGCTGATTATTACAGAATTGTTCACGTAGGCGTTTTTTGACAAGTCCCTCTTCCCAAGTTTATTGAAACCGCCTTTGTTGCCATTCATGGCTGTCTTCCCCCTAAAGCTCCTCTTCCTTtgcctttccattttctcaaaaatggaGTAGTTCTTTGCGCAAGAAAGATTCTGTAGATGTTTCACCTCCCTCGTTTGGTCATCCTCCACATCGTTGTTATTGTATGCAGTGGTTACTTCCTCCCCATGCTCTCCCATTCTATCGAtatttaaatgatttttttcatcaagcAAGTTATTCCTCTCCGTACCTTTCGCGTTATCTACCTCCAATGAGGATCCTTCCACTTTTCCATCCATTTCGTCGCTGTCTGTTTTTCCCTCGTGACGTTTCTCCTTCTCGTCTTTGTCCTTATCCTCCTTTAGGTAGTAGGCTAGGGGGTTCACCGtataaatttgtttcataatgttattaaataggtcctttttttgttgtgtcttttccttttttttatcttcctctCCCGGGGTCATTTCTATTGGTCCCGGTTCAGCCTTCTGTTCCgtcctttttgcttctcccctttgatGCTCTTCCCGTTTCGCCTTACTTAGCCTCTTTTCCTGCATCCGCCTCAActcaaccttttttttcacctgagCTAGCCGCTTTTCTTCCAGCCGTTTCATTTCTTCCAGGCGCCTTGCCTTTTCCGCCCGCTTCGCCTCTTCCATGCGCTCCATCTCCTCcagccgcttctcctcctccagccgcttctcctcctccaaccgcttctcctcctccatccgcttcttctcctccatccgcttcttctcctccatccgcttcttctcctccatccgcttctcctcctccatccgtttcttctcctccaacagcttcttctcctccatccgcttcttctcctccatccgcttcttctcctccatccgcttcttctcctccatccgcttcttctcctccatccgcttcttctcctccaaCAGCTTCATCTCCTCTAACTGCCTCACCTCTTCTAATCGCTTTATCTCCTCCATCCTCTTCATCTCCTCCaaccgcttctcctccgCGGTTCTCAACAAATCCTCATTCCTCCCTTCTTCCTGCTCACTTCCTCCATCTGCATCCCCCCCATCGCTGCTACTCCCCAGTGCCTGGTAAATTAACTTCCTCTTATATTTCAAATCtaactttttgttttccccatttccACTCTGCGATGTCGAATCGGTCATCCTGTTCTTCATAAAATTAGGGTCTGCATCATTTTGGTTTTCCCCGGATTGGGTTTTATTGTTCCCTAAAAGGTTATCTAAAAATGTGTGTTTGCCTTTGTTGGCtagtttttcctttaactTCAGTTTCGTCCTTTCTATGATTCCTTCATTTGCTTCATAAAATTTGAGGGGTTCTTTTTTCGTCATGGATcgttttatacatttttttttcttcttcaagctatttttttttaaaatggtatTGTGTGTAGTAGATTTGAACCTCTGAtagatacttttttttttgtattttggTCTCCCCAATTTGTGAAAGGCGTCACTTTGCtctacgttttttttcatcttttcatttatatgaagGATCGTTGCGGTGTCGTCTTCTGGAAAATATCCTTCTCCATCTTGGGAGCCTTCTCCATGATCTCCATGTTGTCCCTGTCCAGCTTTACCTTTCCTGTCCTCCCCACTTCCTCCATCACTGCATTCATACCCATCGGGGTCACTGCGATAACCCGTTACTGCTTCGAAAAAGCGTTCCGCCAAATAGGCATACTCGTTAAACCCGCTGTCACTCTTGGAGGTTGATAGCCTTCTAAGGATGgtgtttctttccctttccaCCTTAGGCCTTCCATACAATGCccagttatttttttttttttccttcttcttctgtttctttAAATAGTCATTAAGGCAGTCGTTTATTTCGTTGTCCTGCATCGGTGGCGGTTGATTCTTCGTGCCCCTTTCgcctctttccttttctgcgtGTTGGCCACCCTTAGTCCTTTGCGTCATGTCGGGGCTCGCCGCGCTCACTTCGTTGACCGTTTGGAGTGCTCCGTCTGCTACCTCTGCTTCGTCCGCTACCTTTGCTTCGTCTGCTACCTTTGCTTCGTCCGCTACCTTTGCTTCGTCCGCTACCTTTGCTTCCTCTGCTACCTCTGCTTCGTCCGCTACCTCTGCTTCGTTCGCTACCTCTGCTTCGCCTTCTGCCTTTGCGGCCCCGTCGCCCTCCCTGACTGACCTATCCTCTAGCAGGgccattttcttcctttccagCAGCTGCAGCTCTAACTCCTCCaactctttctttttccgaGCGTTTTCTATTTCCATTTCGAGCAGTTCCTTCTCTTTCCGTTTCTTCTCAATTTCGGTGTTCACGTCTGCGTCTTCCCTTTCAGAGCGTGCGTCTTTTGTGGCACTTCCCTCTTCGACGCCCTTTCTCCCTTCGGGTGGGACTTTCTTcactgcttctttttttagaGCAACTCCGTCTTGGTTTGTCACACCTTTCTCCGCCTTGCATCCGTCACCCCCCCTTACGTTGTCTACACCCTCATCGTCCGAgccaaaattgaaaatatcaAATAGGGACTTGTTTGGAACGTAATTATTTATCGCCACGAACAAATCATTCACCACGTCATTCTGCGTGGgttttccctccccttctTGAGGATCCTTCGGGGGATGATCCTTACTCCGTTTCTCTTTTGTGCCATGCCCCTCCTTATTAACTCCCCCTTGTAGCGCTTCCATTACGAAGTTCTCCATCACCTCGTCCTCTCTCCTTTCTAGGGTAGTAacaatttttccccttttccggATAATCtcattcttcattttgatcagatcaattttgtctttttttattttttttttctcacttatGAAActttcaaaagaaaaatcgcTATCCCTGATTTCTGACATGGCtccacttttattttcttcctttaattttacaacATTGTCCTGTTCATATTCGTGGAACAAAAATTCCACCTTGTCATATACTGAGCTAGATAAATCatcccttttcatttttttcttttttttttccttctcaagCATGTAATTTTCATACAAGGGGTTTAAAAACCAGGCGCTTGACGTCCTTTTATGCTTAAAACTCTGCTTTGGCAAATTCACGTTGTAcgttatttttctccctttcgtTTCGTGCTTCTTCGCCAGGTTCTCCAAAACTTCAAAATCCTTTTGGTCGTACGATTCGTATATGTAATAGTATACGTTGTTCAAAATTTCGTTTTTGAATGTGTTCAGTTGGTCTGCGTTGATCAGGTTGTCCAGGTTGAAGTTGTCCAGGTTGAAGTTGTCCAGGTTGAAGTTGTCCTGGTCGGGGTTGTCCTGGTCGGGGTTGTCCTGGTTGGGGTTGTCCACTTTGCCGCTGTCAGGTTGTTCTCCTTTTGGCGGTGCTCCTTCTTGTGCCTCCGCGCcatcctttcctttcccctttcccttGCTCTTAtctttggctttttttttcttcctcatgtTTTCCCTCTTTATTCTCTCAATTTCTCTTTTCAGTTTCTGTATGACTGCACTGTTCTTGGacttctttcccccctcggctatttccccctttgcattCTTCTTCTCCGCATCCCCCTCCccgttttcccctccttggCTATTCCTTCCCTTGTCATTAAtttgattttgtttttttaattcttcgatatttttttctagctcattaatttttaactcCATCTGGGAAATCAACTCCTGGTTGTCTTTGCCCCCTTTCTGCATTTCCGCATCCTCATCAATGacatttaaatttaaggACGTGTCGATAATGGTATGAGTGATGTTCGAATCTTCTTTTCTCTCTTCACATATTTTGAATTCGTcgtaaaaattatcataaaagTACATTTGCTCTACTAGCCTATTCATGCCTTGTGTGTATTTCTTCAActcgtttttatttcctgtCCCGTTGTTTGCACTATCCTCATCGTTACTACAGAAAAACTTATCGTCGTCTTCGCACTTTCGAAGAATATAGTTGAGCGTGAAGTCTTCATCATACTTGACGTTCCTCTGGTTATTATACGTCACTAGGTTCGTTTCGTTAATGTTGTTTTCGCTTGGCTTCACTCCCCCCTCAGCTGGGCCCCCGCCGATGTTGCCGTACTGTTGGTAGTTTGCCCACTGAGGGTAACTCGCACAATTCCCATAATTGGGGTAATTCCCATAATCGGGGTTACTCCCATAATCGGGGTTACTCCCATAATTGGGGTTACTCCCATAATTGGGATAATTCCCGTAGTTGGGGTAATTCCCGTAGTTGGGGTAAATTCCCACCTCGTTGCTCACCGAGAAATTAGCCACCTCGTTCGTCAGGCAGTTAGCTGGAGCGTTCACAGGGAAAGTAGCCGACTCGCTCACAGGGAAAGTAGCCGATTCGCTCACCGGAAAATTAGCCTGCTCATTCATTGAAAAATTGGCTGCATAATTCATTTGATAATTGGGGGGACCATATTGGTTATACCCCATCTGGTTGCTTAACCCGTACGGAACTTGGCCGTTATTGGAGTGCCCCATTTGGCCGTTATTGGCGTGCCCCATTTGGCCGTTATTGGCATACCCCGTTTGCCCATTCACTGAGGGGCCTCTCTGCCGCTTCTGCTGGGCGTCCATGGCGACCTCCTCCGTGGGCGAGCTCTTGATGGACCCCTTCCTCGGGGGGtgcattttgtaattttctattGGGTATTCCCCCACCTTGATGCCGCTGTTGCCGTTGTTGCCGCTGTTACCGCTGTTGCCGCTGCCCTTTCCGGTGCCCTTTCCGCCACTACTGGCGCCTTCCTTTGCGCACACCGCACTGGGCGCACTCGCACCGTGGGCCTCCTTCAAATTGACGAtctctcccccctccttGGCTATACCAACATGTGGGCGCTCCTTTTCCTTATTGGGAAACTGATTCTGCACTAACTCCGCTTTATTTGCATGCGGATCCGCTGCtactttcccatttttgcaactcACCACCTCCTTTTTCACTCCTTGGTAAATgccctttccattttgtttatcttCCAGTCCTATATTTAACTTGTCTAGGATGGAAACCCTTTTGACACTTTTGTCTAGAATGCATCTATCTGTGTAGTAcgtcttttcttttttatttccatcgCTGTCGAAATCATCTAATTCTAATTCGTCTACAAATTGTTCTTCATTTAATTCAGACGGTTCGTCCCCATCGGgggttccttttcctccgtCAATCTCAAAAGCCTTCGTAGCATTCTCACTACTATTACCGTTATTATTATCCCCAACGGGATGTTGTTCATTTCCCCCCTGGGATACTTGCCCCTTTTCCGCCAACGCCTGTTCATCGTTCTTGGTCTGCATGTTTTGTGCCTTGTAAGGGGGAGGAGCTTTACTAGGTTTGCCCTTAATGtcgttcataatttttgccTTACTGTTTGGAATGTACTGATTTTTTAGCTTCGTAGAATAGTCCTTGCTGCTCTGTTCCTGAATTCCAGAGCCTTTCCCTTTAgaagatattttatttaacatattCTTTTTGTCGAAATATGCcttatcttttatttttaattttgtgcaaaagaAGGTAAACAGTGAATGAACTTCCACAGTCGCATTGCAGTTTACatgattaataaaatttaagtCTCTCTCTTTTTCATACCTCCAGttgtttttccactttttcatAACTCTTTGATGAGAGTAAATATGTTGTTCTTTCTCCCTTTGGGCCTTccaaatgtgcacatttttttttgacgatGCACATGTCGAGTCGCTGTAAAAATTTGCCTCGTTGGAACTCTTCCTTGATATGTCCCAGGagtgcatatattttgctaACAGCAGTATCAGCTTCGaattgttcactttttttttcgaaaaaaggtCGTCTTTGTCTCCACTCGTTTTGGTTCCCTCGACATCCATACTACTTCTCTTCCGTGTCTTTCTCAAAACGAATGTTCTCTTACcctttcgttttattttttccttacagTGTGGGGTGACAGCTGCACTTTTCATTGTGTCCCATTTGGACCTTTCTGTCGACGTGGTTGTCTTTCTTCTTGAATGCCTCCAGGGAAGGAGGGTCCACTTTCGCAGGTGTGTAGTGGCCCTGTGCttgcctttcccttttctctttcttctgATATaacgccattttttaaaaacgcaGGGGTCCACTGGGGAGGCATCCGCCTGGGAGGCGTCCATTTGGAGGGCGTCCATTAGAGGGGCATCCATTTGGAGGGCATCCATTTGAGGGGCGTCCACCTTGACTGCTTCCATCCCGCCgctcccccttctcctcaATCACATTTACAAGAAAAAGTCAGACAGCGTTTTCCCCCCTGTCCACAACTGCGCACATTTGGTATTCACTCAACACACGCAGAAATGTGTTAACCAGGGGGACACTCAAACGGTTATACTCCTTCGAAAAATAATCTGAATAATCTGAAGCAAGTGCGTTCGTAACTGAAGGGGGGCTGataaaaggcaaaaaaatgtatgtctTCGATTGTCCTTTTTGGCAACCACCTGCTGAATTGTTGCCGTCTGtttgcaaaattgggaaagaatattttttttttgccgctcGCCTGTCTTTCGCTTCGTTTCACACcattgcgtttttttttttacctcaaAAGTTGAGTTGTCCAAATGAAGCGCTGTTTAACCGCTATTTAGCCGCTTTTTGCATTCACACtcgcataaaaaaaggaaaacgtcGAAATGGCAGAGCGCGCATTTTAATTGCGAAATGTTAACTTCCAAGTGATAACTGTGCCATGTGGCGCATGGGACGAAAATTAAAACCTTTTTAAGCGCTTCCCTTTTGCGAACAAAGCTGGGGAACAACTGAAGAATCGAAAAAAGGCGttgccaaaaaatgaagtggtGAGGTGCCGAAGTGGCAAAACCGCACAAGTTTGTCTCTGCGCTGCCGGATACCCATCCACCTATGCATACGCTTAAAAGTATTCACCCTCACGCGCACGTCACCGCGTATGCATCGCCCCCTTGTAGCCTGCCTCCCCCTGCACACGGTCAAAGTTTACAACGAACTTTTGCTGAACGGACAGATGGTTCGCCAACTTTGTCTTTTTCACACTTAACACAAGtgtaacttaaaaaaaaaaaggaaaaaaaaatatatatatatatatatataactttGCAGAaagaaattcttttttttattcattttctgcctacaccatttttgcgcattttcccatttgtacaTCCGAATgacgcttttttttgaatgaactaggggaaaaaaaagaaaaaaattgacccACACAATGGAGGAGTGAACATGTTCACTTGGCATTAAACGTTTATAATGGCACACACATATCCAGACAATGCTAATGCTTATTGTTTCGAAGGAGTGAATAGACTTCTCCCAGTTGCAGCGTAGCATGCCACCTTTTCCGTCGTGGTTCTCACTACGCAGTAAAGTATGAGCAACGCGATTTTAACGTAATGTGTGAAAAACCCTTTTCgcgtagtttttttttcccctctttgaAATAACTACgctaaggaaaaaaaaaaaaaaaaaaaaggacacataataaggtacaaaaaaaaaaaaaaaatacgaagcAACGTAGACAACGCAGTGCTATGGGCAAGAGCATGCCCCCACAGACAGTCGGACCCAATTCCCACCtattacaaaattgagcAAGATCGATttgtgcgaaaaaaaaaaaattcaagcggcagaaagaaaaatgccaCTTAAGTGGTTTGCTGTATGGAGAAAGTGCCAACTAGCGTTGACAtgaaccccccccctctggaACAACTTAATCCCTCCTGCGCCCCAACAGTTTCGGGCTTTTTACATGCCAACAGtaatgtggaaaaaatgaaaacgctATAACGACAGCCGTGtgctcacattttttgtactCTTCAAATTAggagttataaaaaaaaacacaaaatggtgccTCACCTTTTGAGTAAGCGATTCTTCTAGTAGAAAAACGTCGGTGGGCTTATCGCCGCAAAGGGGGTCGCCTTTTCTAAAGGAAATCCCACATACGTTTTCTATCGaacaagaaagaaaaaaaaaaaaacagcccaCTGGGAGAAGGCCCAAATGTGCGCTAAAATACTTCTACATATGTGCCACACTGCATAGATGTGCATGCACAACGGCGCCTTGCTTCGAATTTTCACCCCACTGATAACAAATTACCCACTCGCACGAAGCGCTGCCAATTGtggggccaaaaaaaaaagtacacccTATCCCCTTGCTGCCACAAAAACAGTAGCGACTTACACAGTTACACACGATGAGGAGCTGCAATTTTGCGAAACTGGCCGAGTTAAGGAAGCCCCTGGTTATAAATTCTCCCCAAACGACATACATAATACCAAGGTTAAAAAGAAGGCTCAAACAATTCAGCACAATGAAAACGCACACGTGTAAGCATCTCATCGAGACGAACGAGCTGCACGACCTtataaagaacaaaaggGAGCATTTGCTGTTTGATACAAGCTGGTACAATATCAGGCAGGgggaaaaggataaaaactCCTTTGATGACCACGATCAGGCAGAAAGAATAGAAGGAAGCATCTCCTTCAACTCGATAGTTACCTCCAATGAAAAtcccaatttttcttttttcttcccaactCAAGAAGAGTTTTTCTCCTACTTGAGAAAGCTACTGCTGGAAAGTCTAAtggacataaaaataaatacactaGAAAACCTGCCTGTAATTTTCTacgaaaaggatgaaatattttatgcccCCAGAATTTGGTTCATGTTCAAATTGCATGGAttccaaaatgtgcaaattttaAATGGCGGCTTGAATAAATGGCTCAATGAGGAAAGAGACGTGATGGCAACAGATGGAAACGCACAGGGGAATGGGCATCTTCCCCAGAGTGACAAAATTATCCAAGTCGATAAACTGATAAAAGAacatgtagaaaaaaacaaaaaacaaataagtgAAAATAGGAAAAGAAGCATATACCATTATGCAGATATAGACAATTTCGTTACcggaaggaagaaacaaaatgatgacaTGGGACTCTTTGTCCTTGTGGATACGAGGCCGAATAGCTCCTTTAGCGCTCTGTTGCCCattaatgaaaaggaaaaagtggatAATTTCATTCCCTTTTCGGTTAACATACCTTATCATCATTTTATTAGAAGCCATGAtgagaaatataaattttttacttttaaaaatgaggcCGAAATAAAGAACATTTGTGACCAGTACGATCTTCTAAATGAGCAGAAGACGGTCATATCGACATGCAACAAAGGAATCAGTGCCTGTGTTTTACTCTTCCTTTTGCACCAGCTAAATAAGCCGCTCCACCAACTGGCACTGTACTATGGGAGCTTCGTCGATTACAAGTTTAGGAAGTACGCCCTTCAGTAGAAGGAGGTCTACGCGATTGGCCAttcgttttgctttcttcCTTTAGGTGGACAAAAGGGGATACCTCTTCTCCAAGGTAGGTTTCCCTTCTTTGTTATCATCCCAGTGGAAGCGAAGCAACGTTGTTACGTTGTTACGTTGTTACGTTGTTAcgttgttactttttttttttttttcgttcctaCAACTAAACATTTGAAAGGGGAAACCCGAGTGTGTACATacagcacttttttttttttttttccccacatgGGAAGAGCTAGCCATTACATACAAacaaatatacacatttgcATGTATGAACCCTTTCTCAACAACACTGAGGGAGAAAAGCTTCCCCAGCGTTCACTCTTCTGGATGTCACCACGATGAAAACCATTCGagagatatatttttgtttcctctcctttgttGTCCATTCTATTGTGTGTACATTCCTGTGTatgccaaaatgaaaaacaacaaaagtaaggggggaaaaaaaaagaaagtcgAAACGGTAAAGGGTGGGATTATTGACATTCCTCCTGGGAATGTGGATTCCCCAAAAATTGCCCTCCAAAATGGGGGCGGTAAAGACAAACAGAAAGGGGAAGCTAGAGAAGGCACCCATGAAGAGGTAACTCAGCAGGAAGACCAAAACAAATCTTGCGATGGTCATCAAACTGCAGATAACAATTTTGAAGGGGATAAAATGATAAGCGCCAGCCCGTCCTCTGTATGCGCACCTATACAGGTGCCCCCCTCAGGGAAAAAGGTGGAATaccccaaaaaggaaagcaataggaagaaggcacaaaaaggaaggaagatCATCAAAAAGGATGCCGCTGCCGCTGCCCCGGGTGATATGAATATGGAGAGCGAAAAACAAAGCAGTAAtaacaaaaagaggaataaACCGAGCACTGGGAAAAACTCCAAAAAGGATGAAGAGAGCGGTGAACAGAATGACAACCGAGGGGAAGACGGCAAAAAggggttggaaaaaaagatgcacgaggaagaaaaaaataagacgAAAGGGGAGACTACATACGAAGGAGCGCCCCCCATTGAGGAACAACCCATCATAGGGAGAGACTTAGCGCAGAGTAGCGGAGAAAGGGAAGCCGCAATCATCTCACCAGATCACCAAATTCTGGAGAGCGAAGCCAAAAGTGAAGCAGGTAAAAAGTGTGAGGACCCCCACGTGGACTCGGAAAATGCCAATggagtgaaaataaatgcaaataaaaagaggaaaatgaacaaaaaaggcgaagCGGAGGGGCAAAGCGGGACGAGTAAAAAAGGCGAAGCGGAAGGGCAAAACGAAACGAGtaaacaaaacgaaacgagtaaacaaaacgaaacgaGTAGACAAAACGAAACGAGtaaacaaaacgaaacggGTAGACAAAACGAAACGAGTAGACAAAACGAAACGAGTAGACAAAACGAAACGAGTAGACAAAACGAAACGAGCAAGCAACgcgaaaggaaggaaggccaAGGAGCCACTCTACAGCCCGATACGATCAATGACGAACGTAAGATCCCCCCCGAGACAACCACCTTGATCgaaaaaaatccccaaaaaaataataccaAAAACGAAGCGGCAAATAAACCAAAAGGAGCCAAAATTACACTCagcgaagaagaaacaaaagaaaaaatttacaaatatatgaagCAAACGAATAGACCCTACTCAGTTATTAATGTGTACGACAACCTACACGGCAGCATCAGCAAAAATGTCGTCCAAAAACTAATGGACGAACTgagtacagaaaaaaaactccagtGTAAGGA contains these protein-coding regions:
- a CDS encoding hypothetical protein (putative) gives rise to the protein MALYQKKEKRERQAQGHYTPAKVDPPSLEAFKKKDNHVDRKEKIKRKGKRTFVLRKTRKRSSMDVEGTKTSGDKDDLFSKKKVNNSKLILLLAKYMHSWDISRKSSNEANFYSDSTCASSKKNVHIWKAQREKEQHIYSHQRVMKKWKNNWRYEKERDLNFINHVNCNATVEVHSLFTFFCTKLKIKDKAYFDKKNMLNKISSKGKGSGIQEQSSKDYSTKLKNQYIPNSKAKIMNDIKGKPSKAPPPYKAQNMQTKNDEQALAEKGQVSQGGNEQHPVGDNNNGNSSENATKAFEIDGGKGTPDGDEPSELNEEQFVDELELDDFDSDGNKKEKTYYTDRCILDKSVKRVSILDKLNIGLEDKQNGKGIYQGVKKEVVSCKNGKVAADPHANKAELVQNQFPNKEKERPHVGIAKEGGEIVNLKEAHGASAPSAVCAKEGASSGGKGTGKGSGNSGNSGNNGNSGIKVGEYPIENYKMHPPRKGSIKSSPTEEVAMDAQQKRQRGPSVNGQTGYANNGQMGHANNGQMGHSNNGQVPYGLSNQMGYNQYGPPNYQMNYAANFSMNEQANFPVSESATFPVSESATFPVNAPANCLTNEVANFSVSNEVGIYPNYGNYPNYGNYPNYGSNPNYGSNPDYGSNPDYGNYPNYGNCASYPQWANYQQYGNIGGGPAEGGVKPSENNINETNLVTYNNQRNVKYDEDFTLNYILRKCEDDDKFFCSNDEDSANNGTGNKNELKKYTQGMNRLVEQMYFYDNFYDEFKICEERKEDSNITHTIIDTSLNLNVIDEDAEMQKGGKDNQELISQMELKINELEKNIEELKKQNQINDKGRNSQGGENGEGDAEKKNAKGEIAEGGKKSKNSAVIQKLKREIERIKRENMRKKKKAKDKSKGKGKGKDGAEAQEGAPPKGEQPDSGKVDNPNQDNPDQDNPDQDNFNLDNFNLDNFNLDNLINADQLNTFKNEILNNVYYYIYESYDQKDFEVLENLAKKHETKGRKITYNVNLPKQSFKHKRTSSAWFLNPLYENYMLEKEKKKKKMKRDDLSSSVYDKVEFLFHEYEQDNVVKLKEENKSGAMSEIRDSDFSFESFISEKKKIKKDKIDLIKMKNEIIRKRGKIVTTLERREDEVMENFVMEALQGGVNKEGHGTKEKRSKDHPPKDPQEGEGKPTQNDVVNDLFVAINNYVPNKSLFDIFNFGSDDEGVDNVRGGDGCKAEKGVTNQDGVALKKEAVKKVPPEGRKGVEEGSATKDARSEREDADVNTEIEKKRKEKELLEMEIENARKKKELEELELQLLERKKMALLEDRSVREGDGAAKAEGEAEVANEAEVADEAEVAEEAKVADEAKVADEAKVADEAKVADEAEVADGALQTVNEVSAASPDMTQRTKGGQHAEKERGERGTKNQPPPMQDNEINDCLNDYLKKQKKKEKKKNNWALYGRPKVERERNTILRRLSTSKSDSGFNEYAYLAERFFEAVTGYRSDPDGYECSDGGSGEDRKGKAGQGQHGDHGEGSQDGEGYFPEDDTATILHINEKMKKNVEQSDAFHKLGRPKYKKKSIYQRFKSTTHNTILKKNSLKKKKKCIKRSMTKKEPLKFYEANEGIIERTKLKLKEKLANKGKHTFLDNLLGNNKTQSGENQNDADPNFMKNRMTDSTSQSGNGENKKLDLKYKRKLIYQALGSSSDGGDADGGSEQEEGRNEDLLRTAEEKRLEEMKRMEEIKRLEEVRQLEEMKLLEEKKRMEEKKRMEEKKRMEEKKRMEEKKRMEEKKLLEEKKRMEEEKRMEEKKRMEEKKRMEEKKRMEEEKRLEEEKRLEEEKRLEEMERMEEAKRAEKARRLEEMKRLEEKRLAQVKKKVELRRMQEKRLSKAKREEHQRGEAKRTEQKAEPGPIEMTPGEEDKKKEKTQQKKDLFNNIMKQIYTVNPLAYYLKEDKDKDEKEKRHEGKTDSDEMDGKVEGSSLEVDNAKGTERNNLLDEKNHLNIDRMGEHGEEVTTAYNNNDVEDDQTREVKHLQNLSCAKNYSIFEKMERQRKRSFRGKTAMNGNKGGFNKLGKRDLSKNAYVNNSVIISHVIGRGKNEEQHVLSEQGGRDSVGEETDGEASHGEATHGEASHGEAPHGEAPHGGVENHLEKTRDDPIRITILDEEKKKKLLKMRNLNLKYSNVREGNLCSMVGDDLGEGVSVSSKVDELFDVDEEDFFATETEDSFLKIEDEEGDEEEVTMEDIKTHVYRELYGGRGYGGGGKNSLELSSLWADESPQGNSSPFYSEELKNLSSYDLYRKQISTEEGMWRNEKRLSPKNESVSRSSAEVEPKDNISKSSQDAYFDFEKKKIFNMEEKYKIYGNSISVLSSHDSILDWRKRYYLDSLRSHYDEGSDPFTNYSFEKIDTRNYHRERNFIPDKHHSGTEHEILTRVMKNLNGLNKKIKSIEMSYHNGKNERGNMSGGVEEYLQRRRSSKVRHVGGLHADGDNTRRYHAGGHYTDAHHDDLSSFSLYHSKTQPHINTSKIFQRAYSRQ
- a CDS encoding Tat binding protein 1(TBP-1)-interacting protein (putative), which encodes MKTHTCKHLIETNELHDLIKNKREHLLFDTSWYNIRQGEKDKNSFDDHDQAERIEGSISFNSIVTSNENPNFSFFFPTQEEFFSYLRKLLLESLMDIKINTLENLPVIFYEKDEIFYAPRIWFMFKLHGFQNVQILNGGLNKWLNEERDVMATDGNAQGNGHLPQSDKIIQVDKLIKEHVEKNKKQISENRKRSIYHYADIDNFVTGRKKQNDDMGLFVLVDTRPNSSFSALLPINEKEKVDNFIPFSVNIPYHHFIRSHDEKYKFFTFKNEAEIKNICDQYDLLNEQKTVISTCNKGISACVLLFLLHQLNKPLHQLALYYGSFVDYKFRKYALQ
- a CDS encoding Tat binding protein 1(TBP-1)-interacting protein (putative) — its product is MKNNKSKGGKKKKVETVKGGIIDIPPGNVDSPKIALQNGGGKDKQKGEAREGTHEEVTQQEDQNKSCDGHQTADNNFEGDKMISASPSSVCAPIQVPPSGKKVEYPKKESNRKKAQKGRKIIKKDAAAAAPGDMNMESEKQSSNNKKRNKPSTGKNSKKDEESGEQNDNRGEDGKKGLEKKMHEEEKNKTKGETTYEGAPPIEEQPIIGRDLAQSSGEREAAIISPDHQILESEAKSEAGKKCEDPHVDSENANGVKINANKKRKMNKKGEAEGQSGTSKKGEAEGQNETSKQNETSKQNETSRQNETSKQNETGRQNETSRQNETSRQNETSRQNETSKQRERKEGQGATLQPDTINDERKIPPETTTLIEKNPQKNNTKNEAANKPKGAKITLSEEETKEKIYKYMKQTNRPYSVINVYDNLHGSISKNVVQKLMDELSTEKKLQCKEYGKAKVYLVNQREFKSLNMQEMEKLKKDIEMMREQTEVAKNDFNHFVKIKKKFIQDLELVENVDKYKKEFQLVEEEIKMYEEANKACKLTADEIDLIKNKHGYLHAMWLKRKSLCVEIIKCLATLTDKDAKGVIFHLGIDVDEDVVPPSLYS